ATAAACCATAGATGAAATACTAGAAAATAACATCCAAGAAGAAATCACGAGGCTCATACTAGAGTGACTATAACAAGTTGACAACTCTTCAAAAAGAATAAATGTTCATTCTTCAAGCGCATACTCATCATCTTCGGACACAACATCACCATTGGCCCATCCCATAAGACAAAAAGGTAGCAAAAAGgaaaagcaaagaaaaaatgAGTTACAGCCTCAACCTCTTCTAGCAATGTTGATTTGTCTGGCATGGAAAAtgctataaaagaaaaaaatgttctcaaagaaaaaatagttaagaCAAAGGAGATAAAGAAGAACATATGCATGTGGTATGAAATTCTCATGAAGGACACATCTAAATCAACACAAATATCATGAATTGTGTTGTAACTTTATTATGAGCATGTTAGAAAAGTAGtcaaatttgtaatttaatttaaatttgatgtaTCAGTTGTTATGTACTGGAACAAATTAGTTGTTATGAAAAAAACAGTTATGaatcattttatataattgtgcaatctttatttttttgtgtgtagaaatttaaatgttcattctctaaaattaatttagatcaAATATGAACTGGACAATGCTATTGTGGCTAATGTGAGAAGTTACTCATCCAACGAAAACAATCCTATATCTTAGGATACCGAATATATAGTACGGGTTTGGAATTGTGGGTGTTAGTTCTTTCCTGTAAAATCATAAAACCTCTTAGATAAAAGCTACCTCCATGATTTTGTTACTTAATCCAAAAGTTGACTAGAAAAACCACGAAAGGTCAAGTTTCAAATAACTAACATGGAATTCGGATGAAGTAGTTTTGTCAAAGACAGTGACTTCGTCGGTCATTCTTACTGGGATTGTTATTCTTACCAAGATCTTTATTTTacataagacaatttttttcttaaaaaaaatgtaatagttttttattactatttagtagtgaattattatatatactaaaattgttaatttttataatatttaattcaaaacaatacttaaaataaattttaattagttaacaatataaaaatctcTACATTAACAGTTTCTCAAAatcaaattctaaattaaatcaTCCACAATTAATCAAATACAGCATAAAAGTATGTCCAATAATTTCCCCATTCATATTCATAATATCTTACACCTAGGATGGATGAATGTCACTACAAAATTACTAGTTTGCTGACATTGCTGTTAGATAATGAGTGTGACAAGATTTTTCGTTAGAACGAGACAAGTTTTGTTGACAGAGATATTcgcaaattttcaaaattaaaataaaggacAAGATATGTATAGTGAAAACAAAaatggtaaaataataataattttactctCAAGAAACCTTTTTAACCATGGTGAAAAGCTAACTCAACTGTGTTCAGAGTTTGTTTGATAAGTGTTATCAACCCCTGACCCTTCTGTAGCTTGAAGCCGCGTTAAAGGCGGGTCCCATTTTATCGTTGAACCCAGCGCAACAACCATTTTCTTCCGAGCcatgttcttttgtttttttagatgattcttttgtttttcttcttccctttatAGGCTTAAAAACTAGTATATTACTACTATTTATTATCATATcatgtaatatataatatatataatacaatagAACATTTTTAGTTGTAAGCCTTAATTCCTAGTACTTTGGTTGCAAAGATTCTGAGTTTAGAAAACTCGGAATCTTCAGGTAACAGCTGGTTCTATGggagtttcaagtttcaactttcaagtttgaagacttgaagttttgttaacactttttttttttttttaatttttaattttctctttgtgGGCTCCACTCTTTCTCTCTGTAATTGACAGCCTAATCAACAGCCTGGAAAAGGTGTTTGCTTGCATTACGGCCACACTAAAAAGCTAAACTTCATGGGATTTCAGTAATGGGGTTCACGTAATCTAAATTGGGTCtcattttgtgtctctctttgaACCGTGCTAATCACTTTTGCAGAAGCAGGTTATTCACGACCAAAAGGGTAAGTACACAATATAATTCCCTGTCAAGacccttgtttgtgagtttgtgTTGCGTCATGTCTCGTGAGTTGTTATGTTAGAATTACAATCATGGTGTTTTTGTCTGTTACATGTAATGGAAATGTCTGGTTTTGTGTATTGAGTTTGATAGATCCGAGGTTTTTGCAGGTTTTTCTGTGGCTTGGGATTGAAAGTTAAGAACTTAAGATTAAAGAgttcaaaggtttgaagggtatTGCTTAGTGCATACAATTGTTTTGTGGATTGGTGAAGACTTGGGAACTACAATGGTGATGATGAAGCTTGTAAAGTGGGTTTCCTTTGTTTtggttctttatttgttttcggTAAATGGTTCATTTGCCACATTCGCTCCTCGTGACAATTATCTAATTGCATGTGGTTCCTCCCAAAGCATAACTTTCCAAGACCGCACTTTTGTTCCTGATTCACAACATTCTTCACCAGTGTTGAAAACTGGTAATTCTGTTGTTGCCAGTTCCAATTCTAGTGTCCCTTCCCCAGTATACCAATCGGCTAGGATTTTCACTGAGAAAGCTTCTTATAGGTTTCAGGTTGAGGAAGGTAGGCACTGGCTTAGGCTATATTTTTCTCCTCTTCCCAACTCTGCCCATAATTTGACTGCTGCTGCTATAACAGTGGTCACTGACGATTTTGTTCTATTGTGCAACTTCTCCTTTAGGAGCTACAATGGTTCTTATATGTTTAGGGAGTATGCCATCAATGTTACATCTGATACCTTGACTGTTACCTTCATTCCTTCAAATGGTTCAGTTGCCTTTGTCAATGCAATTGAAGTTGTGTCAATGCCAAATGACTTGTTTGTTGATCAGGCATTGGCCCTTAACCCAACTGCACCATTCAATGGCCTTTCTGAACTTGCTTTTGAGACTGTTTATCGCTTAAACGTAGGAGGCCCCTTGCTCACTCCCCAAAATGACACCTTAGGAAGGACTTGGGAGAATGATCAGAAATACCTCCATGTGAATAGTTCAGTCATTAAGGTGTCTGTTAACCCTTCCAGTATTAAGTATCCAGCAGGTGTTACATCTGAGACGGCACCGAATTGGGTCTATGCCacttctgaagcaatgggggaTGCAAATGTACCAGACTCAAATTTCAACATCACTTGGGTCTTTCCTGTGGATCCAAACTTCTCCTATTTCATCCGGGTGCACTTTTGTGATATTATTAGCAAGTCTCTCAACACTTTAGTATTCAATTTGTTCATAAACGCTGACATAGCTCTTGGAAGCCTTGACCTCTCATCCATAACTAATGACTTGGCTGTGCCTTACTATAAGGACTTTGTTTCCAATGCCTCAGCAGACTCCAACATTTTGACAGTGAGTGTTGGTCCTGATTCAATGGCAGATATCACAAATGCCACTATGAATGGACTTGAGGTTATGAAGATCAGCAATGCATTCAAGAGCTTGGATGGACTTTCTTCAGTTGAGAGTTTCCTTCCCCATTCACCGTCAAGCAAAAGCAAGATGGGAATAATAGTTGGTTCTTCTGTTGGGGCTGTGGCTGCCATTGCTTTAGCTGGTTTGTGTTATTGCTGCCTTGCGAGATACAAATCAAAGTCTACTCAACAGGGCCATTCTTGGCTGCCTTTACCCTTGTATGGAAACTCTCAGACCATGACAAAAATGTCAACAACTTCACAGAAGAGTGCAACTGCAAGCATTATTTCTTTAGCTTCATCAAATCTTGGACGGTTGTTCACCTTCCAAGAGATCCTTGATGCAACCAACAAATTTGATGAGAAGCTGCTTCTTGGTGTTGGTGGTTTTGGCAGGGTTTATAAAGGGACTCTTGAAGATGGGACCAATGTGGCTGTTAAAAGGGGGAACCCGAGATCAGAACAAGGTCTTGCTGAATTCCGAACAGAAATTGAGATGTTATCCAAGCTTCGCCATCGCCATCTCGTGTCCCTCATTGGCTATTGTGACGAGAGATCAGAAATGATTCTTGTCTATGAGTACATGGCTAATGGACCTCTCAGGAGTCATTTGTATGGAACTGACCTGCCACCTCTATCATGGAAGCAGCGGCTTGAAATTTGCATTGGAGCAGCAAGAGGTCTTCATTATCTCCACACAGGAGCATCTCAGAGCATAATTCACCGCGACGTAAAGACAACTAACATCCTCGTAGATGATAACTTTGTTGCAAAGGTTGCTGACTTTGGCCTCTCCAAAACTGGTCCTGCTCTTGATCAGACTCATGTGAGCACTGCTGTTAAAGGTAGTTTCGGTTATCTTGATCCTGAATACTTCAGAAGGCAACAGCTTACAGAGAAATCAGATGTTTATTCATTTGGAGTAGTTTTGATGGAAGTTTTATGCACAAGACCAGCCTTGAACCCTGTCCTTCCAAGGGAGCAGGTTAACATAGCCGAGTGGGCAATGAGTTGGCAGAAGAAAGGAATGCTTGATCAAATTATGGATCAGAATCTGGTGGGGAAAGTCAATCCTGCTTCTCTTAAGAAGTTTGGGGAGACAGCTGAGAAGTGCTTGGCCGAGTATGGAGTGGATCGGCCGTCTATGGGCGACGTCTTGTGGAATCTTGAATATGCTTTGCAGCTTCAGGAGACCTCATCAGCACTCATGGAACCTGAAGATAACAGCACAAACCACATTACTGGAATTCAGTTAACACGTCTCAAGCCTTTTGATAACAGTGTCAATATGGTTGATGGGGGAAACTCTTTCACAGATGACGATGATGCAGAAGATGCTGCCACAAGTGCAGTGTTTTCGCAATTGGTAAATCCTCGCGGCAGATGAGTTCTTCTTCTGACGTGTCCTTGATTTTGGCCATGGAGCATTAAGTACAATGGCTGTCCTGGCTTTGGACTCATTAAGAAGTTCTGATTTTATGAATGaatgttatttttcatttcGTTAATGATTttgcaattctttttttttttttgtccaaaaGCAAGTTACAATGTGATGATATTTGAGTGGTACAGATGGGTGCCAATTAGCTGGTTAGGAATTGTATGTAAAGTATCTCTAAGGTTCTGTTATACTTTTTATAAGGCAAGTAGGAGTTCAGCTTCTTACAAGTTACAATAAAAAGGTCTTTTAGAAAATGAATAAACTATGCAGAAATAAGCGATGTTATTCTATATTTGTCTTCCCCTCCAACCACTGGCATTGCCACACCTGACTTTGCTGGATTCTGAAAATCTGGCTGATAAGTCCTGCCAAGAACT
The nucleotide sequence above comes from Glycine soja cultivar W05 chromosome 11, ASM419377v2, whole genome shotgun sequence. Encoded proteins:
- the LOC114377340 gene encoding receptor-like protein kinase THESEUS 1; this translates as MVMMKLVKWVSFVLVLYLFSVNGSFATFAPRDNYLIACGSSQSITFQDRTFVPDSQHSSPVLKTGNSVVASSNSSVPSPVYQSARIFTEKASYRFQVEEGRHWLRLYFSPLPNSAHNLTAAAITVVTDDFVLLCNFSFRSYNGSYMFREYAINVTSDTLTVTFIPSNGSVAFVNAIEVVSMPNDLFVDQALALNPTAPFNGLSELAFETVYRLNVGGPLLTPQNDTLGRTWENDQKYLHVNSSVIKVSVNPSSIKYPAGVTSETAPNWVYATSEAMGDANVPDSNFNITWVFPVDPNFSYFIRVHFCDIISKSLNTLVFNLFINADIALGSLDLSSITNDLAVPYYKDFVSNASADSNILTVSVGPDSMADITNATMNGLEVMKISNAFKSLDGLSSVESFLPHSPSSKSKMGIIVGSSVGAVAAIALAGLCYCCLARYKSKSTQQGHSWLPLPLYGNSQTMTKMSTTSQKSATASIISLASSNLGRLFTFQEILDATNKFDEKLLLGVGGFGRVYKGTLEDGTNVAVKRGNPRSEQGLAEFRTEIEMLSKLRHRHLVSLIGYCDERSEMILVYEYMANGPLRSHLYGTDLPPLSWKQRLEICIGAARGLHYLHTGASQSIIHRDVKTTNILVDDNFVAKVADFGLSKTGPALDQTHVSTAVKGSFGYLDPEYFRRQQLTEKSDVYSFGVVLMEVLCTRPALNPVLPREQVNIAEWAMSWQKKGMLDQIMDQNLVGKVNPASLKKFGETAEKCLAEYGVDRPSMGDVLWNLEYALQLQETSSALMEPEDNSTNHITGIQLTRLKPFDNSVNMVDGGNSFTDDDDAEDAATSAVFSQLVNPRGR